One window from the genome of Solea solea chromosome 13, fSolSol10.1, whole genome shotgun sequence encodes:
- the LOC131471840 gene encoding cortexin-3, protein MDVPRMAEGLFSSTLSSSGGGHHVPSYLTLEQKAAFVFVLLLFIFLALLIVRCFRILLDPYRSMPSSNWTDHTEKDTFDYRIV, encoded by the coding sequence ATGGATGTGCCCAGGATGGCTGAGGGCCTCTTCAGCAGCACGCTGTCCTCGTCAGGGGGCGGCCATCACGTGCCTTCCTACCTGACGCTGGAGCAGAAGGCCGCCTTCGTCTTcgtgctgctgctcttcatctTCCTGGCCCTGCTCATCGTGCGCTGTTTCCGCATCCTGCTGGACCCCTACCGCAGCATGCCCTCATCCAACTGGACTGACCACACCGAGAAGGACACGTTTGATTACCGCATCGTCTGA